The Actinomycetota bacterium DNA window CTGGAACCGCCCAACTTCATGACCATCTACGACAAGGTCTTTGCCAACGGCAAAAAGGAGGGAGCCGCGAAATGACCATAAATCTCGGTAAAAATCTCAGTGACATAGAAACCGAGGAGACCTACGGTCCGATGCCCGTCGGCGATTACAAAGCAGTCGTGGTGGAGGCCATCGAGAAGGTCTCGCAGAGTGGCAACGACATGATCGAACTGCAGATTAAGCTCGAAGGCAATGAGCGGTACGACGGCAAGCTATTCTGGCGGTACCTGGTCTTCGGACTGGAGTACTCGCTGGAAGCTCTCAAACGCGACATGACATGCCTCGGCATGAACACCGATAACGTCACCACTGTTAGCGCGGAGCAGTTCATAAACCGTCGCTGCCGCGTTCACACAAAGCGCGAAGAATACAACGGCGAGCTCAAGGACAAAATCCACTATCTCAAGCCGTATGAAAGTAGCAGTGGGTCTCCGGCAACCTCAGACGAAGAACCCCTCCCTGAAGAACCCCAGGGTGTGTCTGACGACGACATTCCTTTCTAAGGTGATGGCTATGGAAAATCTCAGGATTATCAAACTCGAAGCTGAGAATTTCAAGCGCCTGCGGGCCGTGGAGATCACCCCCGACGGCAACATGGTGGTAATCAGCGGCAGGAACGAGCAGGGCAAGAGCTCGGTGCTGGATGCCATCTGGTCTGCCATCGGCGGCAAGGCGGGCTCTGACGGCCTCTCCCGGCCCATCAGGGACGGCGAGGAGACCGCACAGGTCACAGTCGATCTAGGTGAGATCATCGTCACCCGCAAGTGGACCGCCAAAGCCAGCTACCTGACCGTGGAGAACCGGGACGGGGCGGTGTTCAAATCGCCCCAGTCCATGCTGGACGAACTGGTGGGCCAGATCTCCTTCGACCCGCTGGCATTTTCGCAGATGAAGGAACGGGAGCAGCGTGAGACGTTGCTGGCCCTGGTCGATCTCGGACTGGACCTTAATGAGTGGGAACGTCGCTACGGTGATCTTTACTCCGAACGAGCCGAGGTCAATCGCGCCGTCAAGGAAGATGAGGGGGCGGCCGCCAAGCTGCCGGCGGTCCCGGAAGACACTCCCGATGAAGAAGTCTCCGGGCAGATCGTGCTCGACGAGATGCAGGCGGCTCAGGAGATCAAGGCTGCCAACGACCGGAAGCGGCAACATCTGGAAGCTCTACAGAACGAGGCGCGCGACAAGGAACGTGATCTCAATGAGGCCCGCGGAAAGCTGGAAGAACTCAAAAACGCTGTCGAGGAGCAGGAGATACTCGTGCTCGCCCTCCTCGGCGAAATTGATTCCAAGGACAACGCAGCCGCAAGCCTCGCTGTTGAGATCGAGGATCTGGAAGACCCAGACCTTTCAGTATTCCAGGACAAGCTGGCCCGGCTCGAAACCGTCAATGCCAACGTCCGGGTCAAGCAGCAGCGACGGGACCTCGAAGCCTCGGCTGCGGAGCATCGAGCCAGGTCGAAGGAGTTCACTGATCGGATCAAGGCCCTCGAGCAGGAGAAGGCCGACGCGCTGGCAGCAGCCAACATGCCCATAGCGGACCTCGGCTTCGACGCCGAGGGCGTCACCTACAAGGGCGTCCCATTTAGCCAGGCATCGGGCGCGGAGAAGCTGCGCGTATCGCTTGCCATCGCCATGGCCATGAATCCCACCCTGCGCGTCATCCGCATAAAGGACGCCAACGACCTCGATTCCACGAACTGGCAACTGATCAAAGACATGGTCAGCGAGAAGGACTTCCAGTGCTGGTGCGAGGTTGTAGATGAGACCGGCAAGCTGGGCGTTTGTATCGAGGACGGGGCGGTATCGAAACAACTCAACGAACTGGAGGCGAAATGAAGTTCTGCGGAAAATGCGGTTACTGGGGCGGTAAGTGCTTCATCAATCCCAACCCCGTCGGCGGCCGGACAGAAGAATCTATTGGCTGCAAATTCCATAACGGGCCTGACGAGCCCATCGACGGTCAGTTGAGCTTTCCCGCGGACCCGGTCTTTCTGCTCAATTTGTGCCGCTCATGCGAAGGCGATCCCTCCGGGGACTCTTGCGGCTTTGAGGTTACGCTTGGTGCAGACAGCAACGAGCCGGAGGGGCTCTTCTGCACGAAGTTCCGACGCATTGCGGAGCCTCCCATCCCAGGTTCACTCTGTAGCCGTTGCGACATCGATCCCAGTAACGGCGGCGAATGTGAGCGCGACGGCGTCAACAAGGATACTGACGAGTGCAAAGAGTTTGTCATCGCCGAAGGAGCCTGGCCGTGCGGTGAGTGCGCCGTCACGCTGGGTGTTATGCCCGATGGTCTCGAGGTCGAGTGCCAGCTCGATAACGATGGGCTCTGTGAGAACTTCGTGCAGGTATCACTACCTGACGACGACGACATCAACCAACTATGCAAGAGCTGCGCGCCTTTCAAGGGCAACGACGTGGGCGGTATCTGCTTAGGCAAAACCGACGGGTCGGTCGAGTGTGAGGACTACATGGAGATGCCTGAGCCCAGCCCGGACAGCGCTGACGAAGCCGAGGCAGCCGAAAGCGGTGATGCCTCATGAAAATCACCACCGAATTCCTCAACGAGAAGGGCGCGTGTCGCGACGGCCGCGACTGGTTCAAGGAGCATTTCCCCGGCGCTGAAGCCGACTACCAGGCCGTGCTCGACGCTCTCGCCGAAGAGAACCTCGCCGAATGGGCCAGCTGGCTGCTCGATGCCGCCGGCACGCTCGATACCGTCCTGGAGATCGACGGCGACCTGGAGGTCGAGAAGAGTTTCTTCTTCGCAGGCTACGTCAAGATCACCGGAACCCTGAAAGCCGGACTCTCAATCCGGCTTGGGCGCGGCATCAGCGCCGGGGACGGCATCAGCGCCGGGTGGGGCATCAGCGCCGGGCGCGGCATCAGCGCCGGGGACGGCATCAGCGCCGGGGACGGCATCAGCGCCGGGGACGGCATCAGCGCCGGGGACGGCATCAGCGCCGGGTGGGGCATCAGCGCCGGGCGCGGCATCAGCGCCGGGGACGGCATCAGCGCCGGGCGCGGCATCAGCGCCGGGGACGGCATCAGCGCCGGGTGGGGCATCAGCGCCGGGTGGGGCATCAGCGCCGGGCGCGGCATCAGCGCCGGGCGCGGCATCAGCGCCGGGGACGGCATCAGCGCCGGGTGGGGCATCAGCGCCGGGCGCGGCATCAGCGCCGGGTTATTCGTTACCTGTAGGCGCGTTCTCAAGTTCACCCTGCGGGTCTTCGCCGGCACCTGCTTGTGGCGTCAGGTCTCCGACGAGGAGAAGACCATCACCTGCGGCAAACTCGAAGGCGGAGAGGTGGCCTATGGGATTCTCAATGAGGTTGGGATGCCGGAAGAGGAAAAGGCGGAGGTGGAGGCGTGATGGACATGATCATCGTGATAAAGGAGCGCTCCGATGCCTGAAACTGTCCACATTCGGGCTTATGATAGCGACTGTCCCTGGCTGGATGGTAGCCACAATATGGAGCGGTGTCTCCGGGACGAAGACGAGCCGTACTATCCGTTTTTCTGCACCGAGATCAATCGGGATCTGTTTGTTATCTGTCGTGCAACCGTTACTCGCGAGGAGGCCACCAGCTGATGACTCCTCTGAGTTACCGCATCTGGTCAGCAGACTTCTATCCCGGCGAGGCCAAGTTCATCTATAGCGGCAGCACCCCGATGATGTTGTCTGGTTTTTTCAGAGACACGGCCCGCATTCACACTATCTGCCAGATGCCGTATGAGCAGTTCACCGGGCTCCATGACGCCAAGAATGTAGCGATATTCGAGGGCGACATCGTTCGCGTTAAATGCGCACACGGCTACAAGGAGGGCAAGAAGATCACAGGCCTTGTGGTCTATAACGAGGACCACGTGCACTTCGAGGTCCGCTATGACATCCAGGAGCGATCTCACGGCGTTGAATACCTCGACCAGTTCTACCAGGTCATCGGGAATGTCCACGAAAATCCCGAACTGCTGGAAATGCGATGAAAGTCGTGACGCCCTTCCATGTGATGTCAGAGATCATGGACGAGCTGGAGGCCGCTGAACAGAAGCACCCTGGCTGGCCCGATGATCTCATCCACGCCACGGCCATCGTCGCTGAGGAGTCCGGAGAGGCCATCCAGGCGGCCATCGACTTCATGTATTCGGATCTCCCTGAGGGGTGCGTGCTGAACACCTGGACCGATGTCGTAAGGAGCTGGCTCAGACCGCAGCAGTGGCAATCAGGGCGCTGATGCATCTGGAGGGCAGCGCATGACCTTCGGTCCCAAACACGAGGGCTGCCGCCGGCAGTTTATCCAGCTCTCACGGGCCTATTATGGGGCGATATCTCTCGCCACGACAAGAGATGTCACAGACGAGATTCAGGTCGGCTTCTATCATCCTGATGGCGGCACGTCGGGTGAGTTCAGCATCGTGTGGATCGCTCTTACTTGCGCGGACACTGTGCCGCGTCTGGAAGCGTTCAACGACTCCTGGGACGCCCTCTGGCAGTTCCGGGATGTCCTCGAAAAGATGGCGGCCGTCGATGGCCAGAACATCTCACCTGACGATTTCTGCCGGCTGCTGGAGTCGTGCGGGGTTGAGGACGCCACGCCGGTGGAGAGGGCCTACAGTTGACCAAAATCGAGTGGTGCGACGAAACGATCAACCCCCTCGGCTGGGGCTGCTACGGCCCTGAAGGCACCGCTGCGCATCCGAAGCCATGTTCCTACTGCTATGCCCGGCGCGTCGCACGCGGCCCCTGGGCGGCTCAGCGGGGTTGTCCTGACTGCCAGGCATTCCGCCCCCACTGGCATCCGGAGATGCTAGAGAAGCCGCTGGGATGGAAGAAGCCTCGCCATATCTTCGTGCAGAGCATGGGGGACCTGTTTCATCCTGAGACGCCGACTGAACACATTGAGGCCGTCCTGGAGGTCGCGGAGCACTGTCCTCAACACACATTCATATTCCTGACAAAATGTCCGGAGAGTTATCAGCTCTTCCGATTCCCTGAGAACTCCTTAATCGGGGCAACGGCAACCGACCAGGATTCATGGGAGCGTGCCATCCTCGGTCTGGCACATCACAGTCTCTCCGTTGCGTGCGATCTGCGTCCTTCGTTCGGCAGGTATTTCATCAGCGCCGAGCCCTTGCTCGGGCAAATAAAGCCGAATGCAATATCGGGGCTCAGTTGGCTCATAATCGGCGCTGATTCCAACCGTGGGGCTGCTCTACCTGACGTTCCTTGGGGCAATGACCTGGTAGAAGCAGCAGAAAAGGTCGGAGTGCCCGTATTCGTGAAAAACAACTGGCCCTGGCCTCGTTTTGCCGAGCGCCCGTATCACTTCGATTGGCCGCAACAATTCCCCAAGGAGGTGACCAGTGGCTAAAAACCGCCGGCCCAGTTTCCAGTTCTATCCCGGTGACTGGCTGGGCTCCAAAAAAATCGCCTTGATGAAACCAGAGCACGAGGGTGGTTACATCAGACTCATGTCCTACATGTGGGATGATCCTGACTGCTCACTGCCGGACGATGATGAGCAGCTGGCGATACTTTCTCGGCTCGATCCTGAACGTTATCCGGGCGCGATAAGTGTAGTTAAAAAATGTTTCAAAAAACATCCAAAAAAAATTCACTTTTTAACTCATGAAAGATTGTTGCTTGAAAGAAAAAAGCAAAACGCGTGGAGGAAAAAATGCAAAAAGGGAGGTAAAAACTCGGCTAAAACCCGCTGGGGAAGCGGGAATAATGGCGATAAAAAAGAGGGTAAGGGTAGTTACGAAACAGTTACAACTAAATTGAAAGGTAAGGGTAACACTTCTTCTTCTTTTTCTTCTTCTTTAATAACCCCCCCTACCCCCCGCACAGCGGGGGGAGTTGATGAGCATGAAATTTTAAACCCAAGAGCCCGAGGCGACAGCCCACGTCAACGCGCCCAGAAGATTACTGAGGAGGAAGCAGCGATCAGGGAGGCGGAGGAAGAGTGTCAACAGAGAAGAGCCGAATGCCGGCAATTCGAACGCGATGCCTGGACCGAGATCGAGAAAGCCGAGCAGGATGAGCGTGAACGCATCGAAAGGCAGGAGCGCTGGCCCGAGCTCTACCCAGAAATCTCCGAGCTGGACTTCGACGCCTTCCATCACCGCGAGGATCCTGTAGCGGGAGAGATTCCTTGTGATGGAGAGTTTGAGGTTTACGACCTCTCGCCGGCAGCAATGAACCTGATGCGCAGTGTCTATCTGCGCTGCCAGCTTTGCGGCCACCAGATTACCGCTGAAAACCCCCGCGGGCCTGACCTGAGAATGCAGGACGCTTGGCGGATGAACAAGTCCGTGGAGGAGCTGCTGGATGAAAGAGCAGCGGAGTTGAGGGCTCCTGAAACCCCTTGCGTTAGTGGCGAATCCAATACCCCATGCGCTGAAAGGAGCGAGATGTGAAAAAGTTCAAATGGCCTGACAGCATTATCCGGTGGAGCGCGATCACCGTCACGGTTGTCGTCGTCACCCACGGCCTATGGGCTTCGGCAACCCGGGCATCGGTACAGGATGACGCATACGCCTCGGCCGGTATTTGGCGCTCATATGCTGATTACCTAGAGCGGAGACTGTGGGTGCCTGGCTTGAGCGCTTCCAATTGCACGGGCGGCGTGATCTACCTCGGAGACGAACTCTACCTCGTGCCGATGGGAATCGCCAACACCATCAATGATTTCTGGATGAAATTCAGCGAAAGGGGAGAAACTTGAGCAACCACAATGATGCCGTGTATCTGCCGGCGATGCGGCTGGTCAGTTTTGAGGAGAAGGTCGAGTTGTTGACTGAGGAGTTGCTGGGACTTTCGTCAGAGAGCAGGGAGGTGCTCTTGGAGATCATCCGTCTCACTTGGCACATCGAGCAGGGCATTGACAAGAGGAGGCTGCTTAGTGACGCCCCGACAGGCAGAGGCAACACCGACAATCCTCCGGGCGACACTCGCATGGCGGGACTACTCATCAACCTCCAGCGCCACCTAAAGCGTCTCGCTGCGCGTAAGCGCAAACAGCAGGAGAGAATGATCGGTGATCTCTGGAAGGTGGTAAACGACTTCCTCAAGCAGATGGACAAAATCGAAGGACACAATGATCCTGAGCGAGTCAGGGAGCGGTGGGCAAAGAAGGCAGAAAAAGAGGAAAGTGTGACAGTCTGAAAACAGACGGGAATAAATTCTTTATCCCTGCAAATGAAGGCATTAATATTATTTCCTTGACAAACCATAAGGCTCAGGTGTAGGGTTATATGCTAAGTAGGGAAACATGCCTCTACAGCCGCCACCGCCTCAATGGAGTAGGCGGTTTTTTCGTTGGGAGACTGGCTTAATGCGGAAGAAGATCATCACGTCGGCGGTTACGTCCTGGTCTACGCACCCGATCATCCCAACGCAGGTAGTTGTGGCTACATCTTTGAGCACCGCTTGGTCATGTCTGCCATGCTTGGCCGGGCTCTCCTGCCCGGCGAGGTCGTTCATCACAAAAATGGCGACAGAGGCGATAATCTGCCTTCAAATCTTAAACTGATGGAGGGCGGAGAACACGTCTCTTTCCATCGCCACGAGGAGTTCAATGCTGGCTTCCAGCATTTTGTTGGCGCTGCAGAGCATTCTTTCCCTCGGCCCTTTGAGGAGACATGGGAAGAACCACTTGAGGTGGCTCTAAGCGGGTGAGTCGTCAGGCAGGTCTGGTGGAACCGCCTTCGGCTTTTGCGCCTCTTCACCCTTCTCCCTCAACTCCTCAATCGTGCCGAAGTAGAGCTTGAATTTCAGCGGTCCCTTCTTGTAGAAGCCTGGCTTTCGGTCCAGGTAAACCACGTTGTCATCGTCAGTCTTGTCAGACATCCAGCCTCCTTGGCGCGGGGTCGAAAAGTTTACCACAGAGCAGGTGGGCAGTCTATGAGCAGCCTGGCCGAGATCATCTCACACAAGCAGCCAGCCACTTTTGCGGTGCTTGCTGCAATGGCTGGGCGGCAGTACGCATCAGGCTGGAAGCAGGGAAGAGTGGCTGTTTTTGTACCCAGAAAGCAACAGCCCAAACCTGTTAAAGGCGAACTGGCCGCAGCATTCAGCTGATCACTCCCGCTCAGGCAAGTGCGCTCCGGCTACTGGATTTTCTTCGATGAGGCCGCTCTCAATCAGGTAGTCGTAGAAATTCCTGATAACCTCGATGTGGCGCTTCATGCAGTCGATACTGGCATCACGAACGGCCATCCCGACGATGTATCCCTGGATGACTGAGGCGTCAGCCTCGTCGATCTCATTGAGCCAGACACGCTGGCTGAGATAAGCTTCGAAGTTTCGTAGGACCTCGGTAACGAAGTGAGACCTGGTCCTACCAGCGTTCAGTTCCCATAGGTAATCGTCAACAAGCCTTTGCGCCGGAACGTCCGGATGCTCATCCCGAAACGGATTCATTCCCCACCCCCTGAGAGTGGGGGACTCATCGGCGGCTGATCAGCCAGCCTTTAGGAGAACATGCCTGAGACGCTCACAATTCCCGATATCCACTGTTCATACGATGACCTGGTCGATCTGGTGGCGCTGGTTCCGCATCCGCGCAATCCGAACACGCACCCGACCAAGCAAATAGAGCTTCTGGCCAAGATAATCGCCAGCCAAGGCTGGCGTGCGCCGATCACCGTCTCGAAGCGCAGCGGCTTCATCATCCGCGGGCATGGCCGGCTGATGGCGGCCCAGAAGCTGGGTCTGGATCAGGCGCCGGTCGACTACCAGGATTATGCGACCGAGGCTGAGGAGTGGGCCGATCTCGTCGCCGACAACCGCATCGCCGAGCTCGCCAAGATCGATGAAGACGAGCTGGCAAAGCTGATGGCCGAGCTATCCGACGGCGACCTGGACATGGAGCTCACCGGCTTCGGCGAGAAGGAACTTGACCGCATATTGGCGGCCGCTACTCCCGTTGACATTCACGACGACGGTTTCGACGCTGAGGCAGAGGCCGAGAAGATTACTGAGCCGGTTACTCAGCCCGGCGACATTTGGCTATTGGGAGAACACCGGCTGATGTGCGGCGACAGCACCAGTGCCGCCAACGTGCAAGTGCTCATGGACGGTCAGCGTGCCGCGCTCTTCTCAACAGACCCGCCTTACCTGGTCGATTACAACGGCACGAACCACCCCCAGAAGTGGAACGAGTCGGAGAAAAACCGGGCCAAGAAGAACAAGGATTGGAACGAAAGCTATCAGGACTGGGACAACTCCCAGCAGGGAGAAGGCCTTTACGAGGGCTTCATTTCCGTGGCCATTGCTCACGCCATCATCGAGAACGCCGCCTGGTATTGCTGGCACGCATCGAGGAATCAGGCCATGCTCGAGGCCGTCTGGAAAAAGTATGGCGCCTTCATGCATCAGCAGATCATCTGGGCCAAGGATCGGGCCGTGCTTACGCGCTGCTGGTACCTGTGGCAGCACGAGCCGTGCCTATTCGGGTGGGTAAAGGGCAAGAAGCCCGATCGCCTGGCATCTGATCATCCATCGACGGTCTGGAACTTCCCAACCATCGCGCCTGGTACTGCGACCGAGCATCCAACCTCGAAGCCTGTTGAGCTCTTCGCTATCCCAATCCTTCAACACACAAGCCCTGGAGATATTTGCTACGAGCCCTTCTCCGGGAGTGGCACGCAATTCATAGCTGCCGAACAAGCAGACCGGATCTGCTACGGCATGGAACGAAGCCCGATCTTCTGTGACGTGGTTGTGAAACGCTGGGAGCAGCTGACTGGTCGAAGCGCTCATGCAGTGCACAGCGAAAAGTAAGCGCTCCGGCAAGCGATGTAAGAGCCATGCGATCAAGGGCAAAGACAAATGCCGGATGCATGGAGGCTCCACTCCGATCGAGCATGGCCTGTTCAGCAAATACCCTGACGCCGTCGTCGGCGGCCACATGGAGGCGGCCAAGAAGGTCAGCGCCATGGCTTCGCTGGAGAAGTCGATTCCGGTGCTTATCGCGATCATGAGCCTGTGGGTGGAACGAGGCATCGTCTTTGCTCCCAAGAACTACCTTGCCACCTGCATGCTCATGTCGAAGATCACTGCGGCAGTTGAGACCTACGAGAGGCTGTCCAATCCGGGCAGAAGCGGCGACTCAGCCAAGGAGCAGATCGGGGAATACCTCGAGGCGCTGAAAGGCGCTGCCTCCGACGTATGGTCGGGTGAGGAAGACCAATGCGAAGAGTAGGCCCGCGCTTTCGGTTCAGGCCTTTCAGCGCTCAGCAGAAGCGGCTTCTCACTTGGTGGATGCCCCAGAGTCCTTACCGCGATTACGACATGGTCATCGCGGACGGCTCGGTGAGGTCCGGCAAAACCATCGCCATGATCGACGGGTTCCTCACCTGGGTGCTTAGCACATTCGAGAATGAAGATTTCATTCTGGCCGGCCGCTCGGTGGGTGCGCTTAAACGCAACGTGCTCAATCCGATGTTCAAGATTCTCAGGGCCAAGGGCATCGCTTATCACTACGTCAGGTCCGGCCCTGACACCAGGATCGAGATCGGCACCAACACGTTCTACTGCTTCGGAGCCAACAACGAGGCCAGCCAGGACGTGCTGCAGGGTCTGACCGCTGCCGGTGGACTTGGTGATGAGGTGGCGCTTTTCCCGTGGTCGTTTATCGAGCAGATGATCGCTCGCTGCAGCGTCGACGGCTCAAAGCTATGGTTCAACTGCAACCCCGAGGGGCCGAACCACAAGGTCAAGACTGATCTCATCGATCAGGCCGAAGAGAAGCGGATCCTGCATCTGCACTTCGTGCTGGATGACAACCTGACGCTTTCGGAAAAGATCAAATCCCGTTACAAGCGGCTATTCTCCGGGCTCTGGTACAAGCGGTACATTCTGGGCCTCTGGGTGCTGGCAGAGGGCGTCATCTACGACATGTTCGACGCCTCACCGGGCAGCAAGCACGTCACGTCC harbors:
- a CDS encoding AAA family ATPase, whose product is MENLRIIKLEAENFKRLRAVEITPDGNMVVISGRNEQGKSSVLDAIWSAIGGKAGSDGLSRPIRDGEETAQVTVDLGEIIVTRKWTAKASYLTVENRDGAVFKSPQSMLDELVGQISFDPLAFSQMKEREQRETLLALVDLGLDLNEWERRYGDLYSERAEVNRAVKEDEGAAAKLPAVPEDTPDEEVSGQIVLDEMQAAQEIKAANDRKRQHLEALQNEARDKERDLNEARGKLEELKNAVEEQEILVLALLGEIDSKDNAAASLAVEIEDLEDPDLSVFQDKLARLETVNANVRVKQQRRDLEASAAEHRARSKEFTDRIKALEQEKADALAAANMPIADLGFDAEGVTYKGVPFSQASGAEKLRVSLAIAMAMNPTLRVIRIKDANDLDSTNWQLIKDMVSEKDFQCWCEVVDETGKLGVCIEDGAVSKQLNELEAK
- a CDS encoding YopX family protein, producing MTPLSYRIWSADFYPGEAKFIYSGSTPMMLSGFFRDTARIHTICQMPYEQFTGLHDAKNVAIFEGDIVRVKCAHGYKEGKKITGLVVYNEDHVHFEVRYDIQERSHGVEYLDQFYQVIGNVHENPELLEMR
- a CDS encoding phage Gp37/Gp68 family protein, giving the protein MTKIEWCDETINPLGWGCYGPEGTAAHPKPCSYCYARRVARGPWAAQRGCPDCQAFRPHWHPEMLEKPLGWKKPRHIFVQSMGDLFHPETPTEHIEAVLEVAEHCPQHTFIFLTKCPESYQLFRFPENSLIGATATDQDSWERAILGLAHHSLSVACDLRPSFGRYFISAEPLLGQIKPNAISGLSWLIIGADSNRGAALPDVPWGNDLVEAAEKVGVPVFVKNNWPWPRFAERPYHFDWPQQFPKEVTSG
- a CDS encoding YdaU family protein, producing the protein MAKNRRPSFQFYPGDWLGSKKIALMKPEHEGGYIRLMSYMWDDPDCSLPDDDEQLAILSRLDPERYPGAISVVKKCFKKHPKKIHFLTHERLLLERKKQNAWRKKCKKGGKNSAKTRWGSGNNGDKKEGKGSYETVTTKLKGKGNTSSSFSSSLITPPTPRTAGGVDEHEILNPRARGDSPRQRAQKITEEEAAIREAEEECQQRRAECRQFERDAWTEIEKAEQDERERIERQERWPELYPEISELDFDAFHHREDPVAGEIPCDGEFEVYDLSPAAMNLMRSVYLRCQLCGHQITAENPRGPDLRMQDAWRMNKSVEELLDERAAELRAPETPCVSGESNTPCAERSEM
- a CDS encoding HNH endonuclease; translation: MGDWLNAEEDHHVGGYVLVYAPDHPNAGSCGYIFEHRLVMSAMLGRALLPGEVVHHKNGDRGDNLPSNLKLMEGGEHVSFHRHEEFNAGFQHFVGAAEHSFPRPFEETWEEPLEVALSG
- a CDS encoding site-specific DNA-methyltransferase produces the protein MPETLTIPDIHCSYDDLVDLVALVPHPRNPNTHPTKQIELLAKIIASQGWRAPITVSKRSGFIIRGHGRLMAAQKLGLDQAPVDYQDYATEAEEWADLVADNRIAELAKIDEDELAKLMAELSDGDLDMELTGFGEKELDRILAAATPVDIHDDGFDAEAEAEKITEPVTQPGDIWLLGEHRLMCGDSTSAANVQVLMDGQRAALFSTDPPYLVDYNGTNHPQKWNESEKNRAKKNKDWNESYQDWDNSQQGEGLYEGFISVAIAHAIIENAAWYCWHASRNQAMLEAVWKKYGAFMHQQIIWAKDRAVLTRCWYLWQHEPCLFGWVKGKKPDRLASDHPSTVWNFPTIAPGTATEHPTSKPVELFAIPILQHTSPGDICYEPFSGSGTQFIAAEQADRICYGMERSPIFCDVVVKRWEQLTGRSAHAVHSEK
- a CDS encoding PBSX family phage terminase large subunit codes for the protein MRRVGPRFRFRPFSAQQKRLLTWWMPQSPYRDYDMVIADGSVRSGKTIAMIDGFLTWVLSTFENEDFILAGRSVGALKRNVLNPMFKILRAKGIAYHYVRSGPDTRIEIGTNTFYCFGANNEASQDVLQGLTAAGGLGDEVALFPWSFIEQMIARCSVDGSKLWFNCNPEGPNHKVKTDLIDQAEEKRILHLHFVLDDNLTLSEKIKSRYKRLFSGLWYKRYILGLWVLAEGVIYDMFDASPGSKHVTSDLPKIREWYMGIDYGTAGSAFVALLLGIGEDNRLYFAREWRWDSVKKQRRLSDLQYSKRLKTWLTSLESQLGKVEPRRIYVDPSAASFIVQLYDDGWEGVTKANNDVVPGIRFFGNLISADRWRIHELCSGTITEMQEYVWDPKAQDRGEDKPLKQKDHGPDAGRYGVMGTRRITRHWINEELDQAA